The nucleotide sequence GATATTATCAGTGTCATAATAAATTTCTTTTTTTCGCACATCGTAGTTACCCGGCATAAGTTTAAATGATGGTTTTTTGCATTCTTCATACCGCTTCATCACCTGGTCGCAAACCCGTTTTATGTATTTTGTAATCTCCTTATCCTGAGTAAGATCTTTTTGCGAATAATCAGGTTCATGTACATATAAATAGTCCAGTCCTGCCATAGCAAGCGTTATGCCTAAATTGACATATGGTAATGCTCCCTGAATGGAATACCCACCTTCAAGTACTGCAATATCAGCATTGAGCATTTCAGTTAGCTTGGCATACCCCAATGCAGAAAAGTTCATGTTAGTGATAGGATCAGAGTAGTGGTTGTCCTGTCCTGCAGAATTAATAATAAGATCAGGCTTAAAATCCTTTAAAATGGGAACTACCACACGTTCCATTGCCATTAAAAACCCTTCATCTGAGGTGTTGGGTGGCAGTGGAATATTAATGGTGGTGCCCAGTGCGTTTGGTCCACCTAACTCATGGATGGCACCGGTTCCCGGATACAGCGTACGTCCATCCTGATGCATGGATATATACATAACATCCCTGTCGTGCCAGTAGATGTCCTGAGTGCCGTCGCCGTGATGGCAATCAGTGTCCACAATGGCAATTTTTTTTACATTGTAGTGTTCACGAATATACTCAACCATAACTGCTTCAATATTGATATTGCAAAAACCTCGTGCTCCGTGAACCACCTTCATGGCATGATGGCCCGGCGGGCGCACCAGTGCAAATGATTTGTTTACAATTTTATCCATTACCAGCGTTGCAGCCTTTATGGTGCCACCAGCGGATATTAAATGCGATTCTGTTGTTACTTTTGCAACATCGGGAAAGCAGAAATGTGTTCGCATGATATCATCATGACTGGCAATATCAGGCTTGTACTGCATAATACCTTCAATATCAAATACGCCTTCTTCATTCAACTGGTCAAGTGTGTATAATAACCGTTCCTCACGCTCAGGGTGCAACGGGTGTATTGCCCAGTCAAAGGCTGGAAAGAAAACTATACCCAATGTTGATTTTGCTTTCATATTTTGAGTATATCCCTGCATTGATGTAAAATACCTGGTTTTACCTGGCAGTGAACTCGGATGTTTTTGCCGGTAGTTTCAAAACCTTCTACCATGTTGAATGAATACACCTGCAAAATTTCAATTTCACGTTCTTTTTCATCAACACCTATTGATTCTAAATACTGCATCATGTAGTTAGTTGCATCCTCAATGGCATTATCAACATCATAGTGTTGTGGTATGCGGATATTGACATTAAGGTTTGGCACCAATAGCCTGCCGCGCTGAGTATCAGCAAAAAGCTCAATATCAACAGTGGTGCGTGCAACAGCAGCACCGATAGCATTGGCCACTTCAGCGTACTGTGGCACTTTGACGTTCCAGCCAAATCGTTGCGTGATGTGATGAGCCAGTGTTTTTGCAGGCCCACCAATAAGGTAGATAGTTTTTGGTTTTAGCACTTTCCCTTTGAGGAATTCATGAATGGTATAGACCGGTCGTGCATTAACTTCATCAATCATTGCCATGACTTCATTATATATAATGTCAAGAGCGTAGGTAATTGCCTGCTGCGCTATATCCTGTGAAGATATTCCTGATTTTTTTTCAAGAGCATACATGCCCTCACGGGAACGTTCAGTATCCTTGAAGTTAATGGTGCCTATAACGTTAAGTGCATCAATAATTGTTGGGTTGTGTCCACCTTCTGCCATTGACATACCTAAGCGTTGTGGACCGGCAGTAACCGTACCACCTTCAACCTTTATTGCCGAATCACCACCAATGCCAATTGACTTTGTCTTTAGTGAACGCACCAGTGTATTATGGGTGTTTAATCGTATGCCGTCTTTTTCAATTAATGGAGCACCATCAGCAAAT is from Spirochaetota bacterium and encodes:
- a CDS encoding histone deacetylase, yielding MKAKSTLGIVFFPAFDWAIHPLHPEREERLLYTLDQLNEEGVFDIEGIMQYKPDIASHDDIMRTHFCFPDVAKVTTESHLISAGGTIKAATLVMDKIVNKSFALVRPPGHHAMKVVHGARGFCNINIEAVMVEYIREHYNVKKIAIVDTDCHHGDGTQDIYWHDRDVMYISMHQDGRTLYPGTGAIHELGGPNALGTTINIPLPPNTSDEGFLMAMERVVVPILKDFKPDLIINSAGQDNHYSDPITNMNFSALGYAKLTEMLNADIAVLEGGYSIQGALPYVNLGITLAMAGLDYLYVHEPDYSQKDLTQDKEITKYIKRVCDQVMKRYEECKKPSFKLMPGNYDVRKKEIYYDTDNIREMQLESIMVCEECRGVLKIETTSTVNPLSLGIEIPLDACDRCQKEGYRLLDNALSGDRYKYVQLIDRRNKKYVLY
- a CDS encoding hydantoinase/oxoprolinase family protein; the encoded protein is MYLGLDVGGTHTDAVIIHRSGIVAHTKVATTHHNLLECINQAFKNVLTGIDPSLIKRVNLSTTLTTNAIIENKCEEVGVLVSGGPGINPLHYSIGSQYYTIGGQIDHRGTEITLLNLKQLEKAIKKCRKKGIKVFAVISKFSTRNPVHEQYIQQKLDDADFISVGHTLSGNLNFPRRIATAYYNAAVWRLYNKFSHAIEESLRELGAIAPVNILKADGGTIPLHVSRTVPVESILSGPAASVIGTMALCNITEDAVMLDIGGTSCDIALFADGAPLIEKDGIRLNTHNTLVRSLKTKSIGIGGDSAIKVEGGTVTAGPQRLGMSMAEGGHNPTIIDALNVIGTINFKDTERSREGMYALEKKSGISSQDIAQQAITYALDIIYNEVMAMIDEVNARPVYTIHEFLKGKVLKPKTIYLIGGPAKTLAHHITQRFGWNVKVPQYAEVANAIGAAVARTTVDIELFADTQRGRLLVPNLNVNIRIPQHYDVDNAIEDATNYMMQYLESIGVDEKEREIEILQVYSFNMVEGFETTGKNIRVHCQVKPGILHQCRDILKI